From Candidatus Hydrogenedentota bacterium, one genomic window encodes:
- the nadE gene encoding NAD(+) synthase, with translation MRLVRIGTAAISVKVGDFPWNASRLRVVIEAAREQGVHLLVTPELGISGYSLEDRITWADITRQSWANLVELAECCKNMAAFVGLPVRIGAQTYNAAALIADGRVQGLVLKKYLPMYSIFYESRNYSAWPGGATTINGVPAGDLVFDLPFGKVSAEICEDLWSPTSPAHERVRAGAEIICNPSASPFLPGKNEERKRLVLQSAANLKSVYAYSNLLGCDNSRLVFDGGGIIADPEGIVATGPLLSRQSWSLATGIVDLDNLTRLRSENTTWREGVASTVDHVKTITVSGLTYSQAPVDDFADQLPRSFYIPDVSPREKSRNPYLDDLFDALVLGLRDYVEKVGVFERMIVALSGGRDSALCLLLAVEAAKSFKEGLEAEKFARRVSTIYLPTAKYSSKGTEKAARALAAELGVSFKVVNIDEEATIALKKQAEILGSTSAIHPLAKQNLQARIRGNMILNWANSAGGIVLVTSNLSEMAVGYSTTGGDNQGGYSPIANVPKTLVSELLEYLSERDDIRSLQDILAMPPSAELAPDQRDEDDLMPYVVLDDLLYLYARRRMPLVDCWRIVCKRHPGHDPEQLRKWAKDFAQRFASNQWKRDQHPVALKVMDLDLDPKTGFRFPVMQSIQYELDDLKDAKVR, from the coding sequence ATGCGCCTCGTTCGGATTGGAACCGCCGCGATCTCGGTCAAGGTGGGGGACTTTCCCTGGAATGCCAGCCGCCTCCGCGTCGTCATCGAAGCGGCCCGAGAGCAGGGCGTACACCTCCTCGTAACGCCCGAGTTGGGTATTTCCGGTTACAGCCTCGAAGATCGCATCACCTGGGCCGACATCACGCGCCAGAGCTGGGCCAACCTCGTGGAATTGGCGGAGTGCTGCAAAAACATGGCGGCCTTCGTGGGCCTGCCCGTTCGCATAGGCGCCCAGACCTACAACGCCGCCGCGCTCATAGCCGATGGCCGTGTCCAGGGCCTCGTGCTGAAAAAATACCTGCCCATGTACAGTATCTTCTATGAAAGCCGGAACTACAGCGCCTGGCCGGGCGGCGCCACCACCATCAACGGCGTACCCGCCGGCGATCTCGTCTTCGACCTCCCCTTCGGCAAGGTCTCCGCCGAAATCTGCGAGGATCTCTGGTCGCCCACGTCGCCCGCCCACGAACGTGTCCGCGCCGGTGCCGAAATCATTTGCAACCCCAGCGCCTCCCCTTTCCTCCCCGGAAAAAATGAAGAGCGAAAGCGCCTCGTGCTCCAGAGTGCCGCGAATCTCAAATCCGTCTATGCCTATTCCAACCTACTCGGTTGCGACAACAGCCGCCTCGTTTTCGACGGCGGCGGCATCATCGCCGATCCCGAGGGCATCGTGGCCACCGGGCCGCTCCTTTCCCGCCAGTCCTGGTCCCTCGCCACGGGTATCGTGGATCTCGACAATCTGACCCGGCTCCGCAGCGAGAACACCACCTGGCGCGAAGGCGTTGCCAGCACCGTCGACCACGTCAAAACCATCACCGTTTCCGGCCTCACCTATTCCCAGGCCCCCGTCGATGATTTCGCGGATCAGTTGCCCCGCAGCTTTTATATCCCCGACGTTTCGCCCAGAGAAAAATCGCGCAATCCCTATCTGGACGATCTCTTCGACGCCCTCGTGCTGGGCCTGCGCGACTATGTGGAGAAGGTCGGCGTGTTCGAACGCATGATCGTCGCCCTGTCCGGCGGACGCGACAGCGCCCTGTGCCTGCTGCTCGCCGTGGAGGCCGCCAAGTCCTTCAAGGAAGGCCTGGAAGCCGAAAAGTTCGCCCGGCGCGTCAGCACCATCTATCTGCCCACCGCGAAATACAGCTCCAAAGGCACGGAGAAAGCCGCCCGGGCCCTCGCCGCCGAACTGGGGGTCTCCTTCAAGGTGGTGAACATCGACGAAGAAGCCACCATCGCCCTCAAGAAGCAGGCGGAAATCCTCGGTTCCACTTCCGCCATTCACCCCCTGGCCAAACAGAACCTCCAGGCGCGCATCCGCGGCAACATGATTCTGAACTGGGCCAACAGCGCCGGAGGCATCGTGCTGGTCACCTCCAACCTCAGCGAAATGGCCGTGGGCTACAGCACCACCGGCGGCGATAACCAGGGCGGCTATTCGCCCATCGCCAACGTCCCCAAGACCCTGGTCTCCGAGTTGCTCGAATACCTCTCCGAGCGCGACGACATCCGCTCGCTGCAGGATATTCTCGCCATGCCGCCGAGTGCCGAGCTGGCGCCGGACCAGCGGGACGAGGACGACCTCATGCCCTATGTCGTACTGGATGACCTCCTCTATCTCTACGCGCGCCGCCGCATGCCCCTGGTGGATTGTTGGCGCATTGTCTGCAAGCGCCATCCCGGTCACGATCCCGAGCAGCTCCGAAAGTGGGCGAAGGACTTTGCCCAGCGCTTCGCCTCGAACCAGTGGAAGCGCGATCAGCACCCCGTGGCGCTCAAGGTCATGGATCTCGATCTCGACCCCAAGACCGGCTTCCGCTTCCCGGTCATGCAGAGTATTCAGTATGAGCTGGACGATTTGAAGGACGCCAAAGTTCGGTGA
- a CDS encoding prolyl oligopeptidase family serine peptidase, with protein sequence MMIRWFALVAAVLACSAMRAEQTAEEKSEVDKRLISKSIDVGGKSHRYLVYEPPGYTPDSAWPLIVFLHGAGERGDDGLAPAQAGIGNAIRKNPERFPTVVLFPQCAIGSDWAFHHDLLDAELEVVLSEYKIDPKRIYLTGLSMGGYGTWLWGAIKTDTFAALVPICGGGDPDDIQKIVGAPHANPYGSHASRVRALATLPIWAFHGGSDSVVPPENTRTMVEAIKAAGGNIQYTEFEGVDHNSWDPAYQSEETIAWLLKQKKE encoded by the coding sequence ATGATGATTCGATGGTTTGCGCTGGTGGCCGCGGTGCTCGCCTGCTCCGCGATGCGGGCCGAGCAAACGGCGGAGGAAAAGAGCGAGGTGGATAAGCGCCTGATTTCCAAGAGCATTGATGTCGGCGGCAAATCCCACCGATACCTGGTGTACGAGCCCCCGGGCTACACGCCCGATAGTGCCTGGCCGCTCATCGTCTTTCTGCACGGCGCGGGGGAGCGGGGCGACGATGGCCTCGCCCCGGCCCAGGCTGGAATTGGCAACGCCATTCGGAAAAACCCCGAACGCTTTCCGACCGTCGTACTCTTTCCCCAGTGCGCCATCGGCTCCGATTGGGCCTTCCACCACGATCTGCTCGATGCTGAACTGGAAGTCGTCCTGTCCGAATATAAGATCGACCCGAAACGCATCTACCTGACCGGGCTGTCCATGGGCGGCTACGGCACCTGGCTCTGGGGCGCCATCAAGACGGATACGTTCGCCGCCCTCGTGCCGATCTGCGGCGGCGGCGATCCCGACGATATCCAGAAGATCGTCGGCGCGCCCCACGCCAACCCCTACGGCAGCCACGCCTCCCGTGTGCGCGCCCTGGCCACCCTGCCCATCTGGGCTTTTCACGGCGGCAGTGACAGCGTCGTGCCGCCGGAAAACACGCGGACCATGGTCGAAGCCATAAAGGCCGCCGGGGGCAACATTCAGTACACCGAATTCGAAGGCGTGGATCACAACTCCTGGGATCCCGCCTACCAGAGCGAAGAAACGATCGCGTGGCTACTGAAGCAGAAGAAGGAATGA
- a CDS encoding nicotinamidase, translating to MNLTESDALIVVDVQNDFCPGGALPVRGGEGVVRVINPLQMKFQRIYFTRDWHPQDHCSFSDAPAFTDQSWPVHCVQDSPGAEFHGSLHVPSDAVVISKGADPNEEAYSGFQGTSLGQQLQRAGVTRVFVAGLATDYCVKATVLDAIHLGFEAVLVEDACRGVDDEGTVRALSEMRAAGAVFCRGAEVSP from the coding sequence ATGAACCTCACCGAAAGCGATGCCCTCATAGTCGTAGATGTCCAGAACGACTTCTGCCCCGGCGGTGCGCTGCCCGTACGCGGGGGAGAGGGGGTGGTCCGAGTGATCAACCCGTTGCAAATGAAATTTCAGCGGATCTACTTCACCCGCGACTGGCACCCCCAGGATCATTGCAGCTTCAGCGACGCCCCCGCCTTCACCGATCAGAGCTGGCCGGTCCACTGCGTTCAGGATTCCCCCGGTGCGGAGTTTCATGGCAGCCTGCACGTGCCTTCCGATGCCGTGGTCATCAGCAAGGGCGCCGATCCGAACGAAGAGGCCTACAGCGGCTTCCAGGGCACCAGCCTCGGTCAGCAACTTCAGAGGGCCGGCGTGACGCGCGTCTTTGTCGCGGGCCTCGCCACCGACTATTGCGTCAAGGCCACGGTGCTCGATGCAATCCACCTCGGTTTCGAGGCCGTACTCGTGGAAGACGCCTGCCGCGGCGTCGACGACGAGGGAACCGTGCGCGCCCTCTCCGAAATGCGCGCCGCCGGCGCCGTGTTCTGCCGCGGCGCGGAGGTAAGCCCGTGA
- a CDS encoding nicotinate phosphoribosyltransferase encodes MMAGQWSERRADQRVTFNYFFRSLPPHTGFAVFAGLEPFLDYLTNLKFEEDDIDYLRSLNIFGEDFLEHLKGFRPTCTVQAVPEGTPVYPYEPILQIEGNIFETLIIESALLNILNYQTLIATKAARICLAASGDPVMEFGLRRAHGPDGAVSASRAAHIGGCNTTSNVLAGKVYGIPVSGTHAHSWVMSFPSELEAFRTFARHYPDRCVLLVDTYDTEKSGVPNAIKVFKELRDAGTDIRPAIRLDSGDLSRLSKIAYQKMMEAGLENPLIVASNDLDEELIVDLKRQGAKINAWGVGTHMVTAYDNPALSGVYKLVAIHENGTWQSRMKISSNIEKATDPGRKQLLRYFDDEGHPMCDVMYLDGETPIESGVVRGRNRTWPHRKVSQGQASRGESLLQTVFRGGQRTADSPGLSAVRERALAQIAALPEEFKRMRNPHIFQSLLSEELGQLKDNMLSNPELA; translated from the coding sequence ATGATGGCCGGCCAGTGGAGCGAGCGGCGAGCCGACCAGCGCGTCACCTTCAACTACTTCTTCCGCAGCCTGCCGCCACACACCGGTTTCGCCGTGTTTGCGGGCCTGGAGCCCTTCCTCGATTACCTCACCAATCTGAAATTCGAGGAAGACGATATTGACTATCTGCGCTCGCTCAATATCTTCGGCGAGGACTTCCTGGAGCACCTCAAGGGTTTCCGTCCCACCTGCACGGTGCAGGCCGTGCCCGAAGGTACGCCCGTCTACCCCTACGAGCCTATCCTCCAGATCGAAGGTAATATCTTCGAGACGCTGATCATCGAATCGGCGCTCCTGAACATCCTCAATTACCAGACCCTCATCGCCACCAAAGCCGCGCGCATTTGTCTCGCGGCCAGCGGCGATCCCGTCATGGAGTTCGGCCTCCGCCGCGCCCACGGCCCCGATGGCGCGGTAAGCGCCTCCCGCGCGGCCCATATCGGCGGCTGCAACACGACCTCCAACGTGCTCGCCGGCAAAGTCTACGGAATTCCCGTCAGCGGCACCCATGCCCACAGTTGGGTGATGAGCTTCCCCTCCGAGCTGGAGGCTTTTCGCACCTTTGCGCGCCACTATCCTGATCGCTGCGTGTTGCTGGTCGATACCTATGATACCGAAAAGAGCGGCGTGCCCAACGCCATCAAAGTTTTCAAGGAGCTGCGCGACGCGGGCACCGACATCCGCCCCGCGATCCGGCTGGACTCCGGCGACCTTTCACGTCTGAGCAAAATCGCGTATCAGAAAATGATGGAGGCGGGCCTCGAAAACCCCCTCATCGTCGCGTCCAATGATCTCGACGAAGAACTCATCGTGGACCTCAAGCGCCAGGGCGCAAAGATCAATGCGTGGGGCGTGGGCACCCACATGGTCACGGCTTATGACAATCCCGCACTCAGCGGCGTTTACAAGCTGGTCGCCATCCACGAAAACGGGACCTGGCAGAGCCGCATGAAGATTTCTTCCAACATCGAAAAAGCCACCGACCCCGGCCGAAAGCAACTGCTTCGCTATTTCGACGACGAAGGCCACCCGATGTGCGACGTCATGTACCTCGATGGCGAGACCCCCATCGAGTCGGGCGTCGTGCGCGGCCGCAATCGCACCTGGCCCCACCGCAAGGTATCCCAGGGCCAGGCCAGCCGCGGCGAGTCGCTCCTGCAAACCGTATTCCGCGGCGGCCAGCGCACTGCGGATTCGCCAGGCCTCTCCGCCGTCCGCGAACGGGCCCTCGCCCAGATCGCCGCACTCCCGGAAGAGTTCAAGCGCATGCGAAACCCCCACATCTTCCAATCCCTGCTCTCCGAGGAACTCGGCCAGCTCAAAGACAACATGCTGAGCAATCCGGAACTGGCGTAG
- a CDS encoding amidohydrolase family protein: MQNNQSFITRREFHRHIAGAVVLGAAALTRPARAQSFPPGQYFDIHTHIGQEWGAKEKLTAKSLLEWMDLHEIAQAVVLPLVNPESWDYPISTDYVLRETKPHRDRLIPFCAIDPRAVMLGAQEKRDQMKKYQDAGCKGFGEHKPGVEMADPRNIELFQACADVGFPMLFHLDNIRNTDRPGLPGLEAVLKAVPNGIFIGHATGWWASISGGLQEGDLKGYPEGKVAPGGAVGRLFDTYPNLYGDLSAGSGSNALSRDPEHGRAFCIQYADRLLFGTDYLEPGQDVRQFDIFESFKLPVEVEAKIFCDNARKLLRLG; the protein is encoded by the coding sequence TTGCAGAATAATCAATCTTTCATCACCCGTCGTGAATTCCACCGTCACATTGCCGGCGCCGTCGTACTCGGCGCCGCCGCCCTCACGCGTCCGGCCCGCGCACAGTCCTTTCCTCCCGGCCAATACTTCGACATCCACACCCACATCGGTCAGGAGTGGGGGGCGAAGGAAAAGCTTACCGCCAAGTCCCTGCTCGAGTGGATGGATCTCCACGAGATCGCGCAGGCCGTTGTGCTGCCCCTGGTAAATCCCGAGTCCTGGGATTACCCGATCAGCACCGACTACGTCCTGCGGGAAACAAAGCCCCATCGGGATCGTCTTATACCCTTTTGCGCCATCGATCCCCGGGCGGTCATGCTAGGCGCGCAGGAAAAGCGTGATCAGATGAAGAAATATCAGGACGCGGGCTGCAAAGGCTTCGGCGAGCACAAGCCGGGCGTGGAAATGGCCGATCCGCGCAACATCGAACTCTTTCAGGCCTGCGCCGATGTGGGCTTTCCCATGCTCTTCCATCTCGACAACATTCGAAACACGGACAGGCCCGGACTACCCGGGCTCGAAGCCGTCCTCAAAGCAGTGCCCAACGGTATTTTTATCGGCCATGCCACCGGCTGGTGGGCCTCCATCAGCGGCGGACTCCAGGAGGGCGATCTGAAGGGCTATCCCGAAGGGAAGGTCGCGCCCGGCGGCGCCGTAGGGCGACTCTTCGACACCTACCCCAATCTTTACGGCGACCTGTCGGCCGGCAGCGGCTCCAACGCCCTCAGCCGCGACCCCGAGCATGGCCGCGCCTTCTGCATCCAATACGCCGATCGGCTTCTCTTCGGCACGGACTACCTTGAACCCGGCCAGGACGTACGTCAGTTCGATATCTTCGAGAGCTTCAAGCTCCCGGTCGAGGTTGAGGCAAAGATCTTCTGCGACAACGCGCGGAAGCTGCTCCGGCTGGGCTGA
- a CDS encoding metallophosphoesterase — translation MLSMQRAGFRLSLVLVASLGLAGCIACGGVPVDHDALSSPRPVTFAATGDGPRGEEDWTLLPQYFAAEKADGRARYLIHVGDLCKGSQLFDAAYSAKVADLYRQSSIPVILVPGDNEWNDQANPDAAWALWEKHFLRFSEQFPESPKLNRQEGRPENIAWMDGGVLFVGINIVSGRMHDVEEWGYRHRANADWVEHNLDTRGRNAYAVVVIGQAAPKAYHEDFFRRFVPAVEAFGKPVLYLHGDGHVWEYEDSWRAPNLLRIQVDQVTKARPVHITVSPEDPQHPFSYDRLGAESKVLEGK, via the coding sequence ATGTTATCCATGCAGCGCGCCGGATTTCGGCTCTCGCTCGTGCTTGTTGCATCGCTCGGCCTGGCGGGCTGTATCGCCTGCGGCGGCGTTCCCGTGGACCACGACGCCCTTTCGTCGCCCCGGCCCGTCACCTTCGCGGCGACGGGCGATGGCCCCCGGGGCGAGGAGGACTGGACGCTCCTCCCCCAGTATTTCGCAGCGGAAAAGGCGGATGGTCGCGCCCGCTACCTGATTCACGTGGGCGATCTCTGCAAGGGTTCCCAGCTCTTTGACGCCGCATACAGTGCGAAGGTGGCCGATCTCTATCGCCAGTCCTCCATCCCCGTTATCCTCGTGCCGGGGGACAACGAGTGGAACGATCAGGCCAATCCCGATGCCGCATGGGCGCTATGGGAGAAGCATTTCTTGCGTTTCTCGGAGCAGTTCCCCGAGAGCCCGAAGCTGAATCGCCAGGAGGGTCGCCCGGAGAATATCGCCTGGATGGACGGCGGGGTATTGTTCGTCGGCATCAATATCGTCTCCGGCCGCATGCACGATGTGGAGGAGTGGGGCTACCGTCATCGGGCCAATGCCGACTGGGTCGAGCACAACCTGGACACACGGGGCCGGAATGCCTATGCCGTGGTCGTGATCGGCCAGGCCGCACCCAAGGCCTATCACGAGGATTTCTTCCGCCGATTTGTGCCAGCCGTGGAGGCCTTCGGTAAGCCCGTGCTCTATCTTCACGGCGACGGCCACGTATGGGAGTATGAAGATTCCTGGCGTGCTCCCAATCTACTGCGCATACAGGTAGATCAGGTAACCAAAGCTCGGCCGGTTCATATCACGGTCTCGCCGGAAGACCCGCAACACCCGTTCTCGTACGACCGCCTCGGCGCGGAAAGTAAAGTTTTAGAAGGAAAGTAA
- a CDS encoding XRE family transcriptional regulator produces the protein MAVDSKSNRIEAEIVDDVFVALGFDNPEEEMARCELVSKIFHIADDRNLNDKELARLAGCTQNRMAQLRAIEFDDVTIDELCRYLVALGHGVQISVAPVPNQDAHLTVAV, from the coding sequence ATGGCTGTCGATAGCAAGTCGAACAGGATAGAGGCTGAGATCGTAGATGATGTCTTTGTGGCACTTGGCTTTGACAATCCGGAAGAAGAAATGGCTCGATGCGAACTGGTCAGCAAGATCTTTCACATCGCGGATGATAGGAATCTGAACGACAAGGAACTTGCCAGGCTGGCTGGATGCACGCAAAACAGAATGGCGCAGCTACGGGCAATTGAATTCGATGATGTGACAATCGATGAGCTCTGCCGCTACCTCGTCGCGTTGGGACATGGAGTTCAGATTTCCGTTGCGCCAGTCCCGAATCAGGACGCGCATCTCACCGTCGCAGTCTGA